A region from the Vulpes lagopus strain Blue_001 chromosome 5, ASM1834538v1, whole genome shotgun sequence genome encodes:
- the EGR4 gene encoding early growth response protein 4 isoform X2 has translation MLHLSEFSSPDALLVMSTEGCCAEPSTELSRLPGRDAPATAGYPGGDFLSWALSSCGAGGDLADSCLLEGPAPTPPPGLSYSGSFFIQAVPEHPHDPEALFNLMSGILGLAPFPSPEAAASRSPLDASFPAGPDALLPGPADLYSPDMGAATFPDAFWEVSPAAGAPSQCLYEPQLSPPDVKPGLRAPPASPALDTASAFKGPYAPWELLPAGVPGSCGPQGGYQAAPDARFPSVGAKIEDLLSISCPAELPAGPASRLYPTGSYDAFPLAPGDLGEVAEGLPGLLAPPSADGVSRGDGGEFLAGAQAQVSPLGLRGAAADFAKALVADGPGSSGVPEPPGPPPPPPPPAAFPAAKARRKGRRGGKCSARCFCPRPHAKAFACPVESCVRSFARSDELNRHLRIHTGHKPFQCRICLRNFSRSDHLTTHVRTHTGEKPFACDVCGRRFARSDEKKRHSKVHLKQKARAEERLKGLGLYSLGLSFAAL, from the exons ATGCTCCACCTTAGCGAGTTTTCCAGCCCCGACGCGCTCTTGGTCATGTCCACCGAGGGCTGTTGCGCGGAACCCAGCACGGAATTGTCCCGGCTGCCCGGTAGGGACGCGCCAGCGACTGCCGGCTACCCCGGAG gcgACTTCTTGAGCTGGGCTTTGAGCAGCTGCGGCGCTGGGGGGGACTTAGCCGATTCCTGCCTCCTGGAGGGGCCTGCGCCCACGCCCCCTCCTGGCCTCAGCTACAGCGGTAGCTTCTTCATCCAAGCGGTACCCGAACACCCGCACGACCCGGAGGCTCTCTTCAACCTCATGTCCGGCATCCTAGGTCTGGCGCCTTTCCCCAGCCCTGAGGCTGCAGCCTCCCGGTCTCCGCTGGACGCCTCTTTCCCCGCAGGCCCCGACGCCTTGCTGCCGGGTCCAGCGGACCTTTACTCCCCGGATATGGGCGCTGCCACCTTCCCAGATGCGTTCTGGGAGGTCTCGCCCGCGGCAGGCGCCCCCTCACAGTGCCTGTACGAGCCGCAGCTCTCCCCGCCTGACGTCAAGCCAGGTCTCCGGGCGCCTCCGGCCTCCCCCGCGCTGGACACTGCCTCGGCCTTCAAGGGCCCCTACGCTCCCTGGGAACTACTCCCAGCTGGAGTCCCCGGGAGCTGTGGGCCACAGGGAGGCTACCAGGCCGCGCCCGACGCCCGTTTCCCCTCCGTGGGGGCCAAGATTGAAGACCTGCTGTCCATCAGCTGCCCGGCGGAGCTGCCGGCCGGTCCCGCCAGCAGACTCTACCCCACGGGGTCTTACGACGCCTTCCCGCTGGCCCCGGGGGACTTAGGGGAGGTGGCGGAGGGCCTCCCGGGCCTCCTGGCCCCTCCTAGTGCGGACGGGGTGAGCCGCGGCGACGGCGGAGAGTTTCTGGCGGGCGCTCAGGCTCAGGTTTCCCCCCTGGGCCTCCGCGGCGCCGCGGCGGACTTCGCGAAGGCCCTGGTGGCGGACGGCCCTGGGAGCAGCGGCGTGCCGGAGCctcccgggccgccgccgccgccgccgccgcccgccgcgttCCCCGCTGCCAAGGCGCGGCGCAAGGGGCGCAGGGGCGGCAAGTGCAGCGCCCGCTGCTTCTGCCCGCGGCCGCACGCCAAGGCCTTCGCTTGCCCGGTGGAGAGCTGTGTGCGCAGCTTCGCGCGCTCCGACGAGCTCAACCGCCACCTGCGCATACACACGGGCCACAAGCCCTTCCAGTGCCGCATCTGCCTCCGCAACTTCAGCCGAAGCGACCACCTTACCACGCACGTGCGCACTCACACCGGGGAGAAGCCCTTTGCCTGCGACGTGTGCGGCCGCCGCTTCGCGCGCAGTGATGAGAAGAAAAGGCACAGCAAGGTGCACCTCAAGCAGAAGGCTCGCGCCGAAGAGCGGCTCAAGGGCCTCGGCTTGTACTCCTTGGGCCTCTCCTTCGCCGCCCTGTGA
- the EGR4 gene encoding early growth response protein 4 isoform X1 — MLHLSEFSSPDALLVMSTEGCCAEPSTELSRLPGRDAPATAGYPGAGDFLSWALSSCGAGGDLADSCLLEGPAPTPPPGLSYSGSFFIQAVPEHPHDPEALFNLMSGILGLAPFPSPEAAASRSPLDASFPAGPDALLPGPADLYSPDMGAATFPDAFWEVSPAAGAPSQCLYEPQLSPPDVKPGLRAPPASPALDTASAFKGPYAPWELLPAGVPGSCGPQGGYQAAPDARFPSVGAKIEDLLSISCPAELPAGPASRLYPTGSYDAFPLAPGDLGEVAEGLPGLLAPPSADGVSRGDGGEFLAGAQAQVSPLGLRGAAADFAKALVADGPGSSGVPEPPGPPPPPPPPAAFPAAKARRKGRRGGKCSARCFCPRPHAKAFACPVESCVRSFARSDELNRHLRIHTGHKPFQCRICLRNFSRSDHLTTHVRTHTGEKPFACDVCGRRFARSDEKKRHSKVHLKQKARAEERLKGLGLYSLGLSFAAL, encoded by the exons ATGCTCCACCTTAGCGAGTTTTCCAGCCCCGACGCGCTCTTGGTCATGTCCACCGAGGGCTGTTGCGCGGAACCCAGCACGGAATTGTCCCGGCTGCCCGGTAGGGACGCGCCAGCGACTGCCGGCTACCCCGGAG caggcgACTTCTTGAGCTGGGCTTTGAGCAGCTGCGGCGCTGGGGGGGACTTAGCCGATTCCTGCCTCCTGGAGGGGCCTGCGCCCACGCCCCCTCCTGGCCTCAGCTACAGCGGTAGCTTCTTCATCCAAGCGGTACCCGAACACCCGCACGACCCGGAGGCTCTCTTCAACCTCATGTCCGGCATCCTAGGTCTGGCGCCTTTCCCCAGCCCTGAGGCTGCAGCCTCCCGGTCTCCGCTGGACGCCTCTTTCCCCGCAGGCCCCGACGCCTTGCTGCCGGGTCCAGCGGACCTTTACTCCCCGGATATGGGCGCTGCCACCTTCCCAGATGCGTTCTGGGAGGTCTCGCCCGCGGCAGGCGCCCCCTCACAGTGCCTGTACGAGCCGCAGCTCTCCCCGCCTGACGTCAAGCCAGGTCTCCGGGCGCCTCCGGCCTCCCCCGCGCTGGACACTGCCTCGGCCTTCAAGGGCCCCTACGCTCCCTGGGAACTACTCCCAGCTGGAGTCCCCGGGAGCTGTGGGCCACAGGGAGGCTACCAGGCCGCGCCCGACGCCCGTTTCCCCTCCGTGGGGGCCAAGATTGAAGACCTGCTGTCCATCAGCTGCCCGGCGGAGCTGCCGGCCGGTCCCGCCAGCAGACTCTACCCCACGGGGTCTTACGACGCCTTCCCGCTGGCCCCGGGGGACTTAGGGGAGGTGGCGGAGGGCCTCCCGGGCCTCCTGGCCCCTCCTAGTGCGGACGGGGTGAGCCGCGGCGACGGCGGAGAGTTTCTGGCGGGCGCTCAGGCTCAGGTTTCCCCCCTGGGCCTCCGCGGCGCCGCGGCGGACTTCGCGAAGGCCCTGGTGGCGGACGGCCCTGGGAGCAGCGGCGTGCCGGAGCctcccgggccgccgccgccgccgccgccgcccgccgcgttCCCCGCTGCCAAGGCGCGGCGCAAGGGGCGCAGGGGCGGCAAGTGCAGCGCCCGCTGCTTCTGCCCGCGGCCGCACGCCAAGGCCTTCGCTTGCCCGGTGGAGAGCTGTGTGCGCAGCTTCGCGCGCTCCGACGAGCTCAACCGCCACCTGCGCATACACACGGGCCACAAGCCCTTCCAGTGCCGCATCTGCCTCCGCAACTTCAGCCGAAGCGACCACCTTACCACGCACGTGCGCACTCACACCGGGGAGAAGCCCTTTGCCTGCGACGTGTGCGGCCGCCGCTTCGCGCGCAGTGATGAGAAGAAAAGGCACAGCAAGGTGCACCTCAAGCAGAAGGCTCGCGCCGAAGAGCGGCTCAAGGGCCTCGGCTTGTACTCCTTGGGCCTCTCCTTCGCCGCCCTGTGA